The sequence tcgtggctccccgtggCGGTGTTGATGTTATTCGTTGTAtggatgaacgccgcttctaccatcttcctttgtcgtggggccaggccttgcctTATGATGGAGGGCTGGGACCACTCCGGGAGGTGACCGTCTGTGtttgcgtgaacaacgaaggcgctcctCGTGTCGtgacgtcggagagcgctgcggtgttggctgattcgttgttcgtgcagtcctcgtgctgtctcgcctatgtagactttatcacaaccaccacagggtatgctgtacacctggccgaggggtctgttgtggtttgatcTCTTTTCTCTTACTACATCTCCGAtattcttgcctgaagacgttgCTATCTTTAAAGTGTGGCTCACTAGGGtctccaggtgttcagtcaattccaAGTGAGGGATGATTATTCTGTTTTGTTCTGTGTGTCGTCACCTCTCGGTCTGCTAATAATCCTTTCGGCCTTGCGTCAGAGGTGGGTGAGCATAGGGCGCGGATAATggaggtgttgcagacgtgttgcatttcctcctccaagaactcagggctgcatattctgagggctcggaggaaggagccaatgaccacgccttctttagtCCTCTTGCTATGGACAGAGAAATAATGAACGAAATAATCCTTattggtgggttttctgtacacagAGAATATCGGACCATTTGGTCTCCTATGGATCAAGCTGTCTAGGAAAGGGaactcttcattcttccttcttttgtggTGAACTGTATGGAGGGGTGTACAGCATTAAGTCTGTGGAGATCTGGCAGGGTCGTCCTGATTGGTACAGTCTGAGACTAAAGTCCACGGAaaaggttttgcgtgttttgcttattgcccagagatggcgcaGCCCTAGATGAGTGGGAGTCCATTGACAAGGTCTATATATACTTAGACCTTGTTCATTGGCGCCCTCGTATTTTCCTCGATCTCGTACAGTCAAGCATGTTTGAAGCCATTTAATGAATCCCTACAACCCaactctggcctccctccctcctccactcaggAATCCGCCCCTTTACTGCACGTCGATGGCAgtgccatctctgggcaataaacaaaactCGCAAAACTTTTCCGAGGACTTTAGTCCCAGACTGTCCTATAGCGAGGATGTCGTctacgtagcggagccagaccacgtttctTCCTACAATGCTTCGGTagtggtcggcctcgagggtttccatgaacggCTGGGCAAGGACAGCTGAAAgcggtgaacccatcgcaagtccctgaaTCTGTTCATGCTCGCTTTGGAAGGCTGGAAATCTCCGTCCTGAGAACACACGACACCCAAGGATACGAGGGCATGGCACGGGTGAGTGAAATAGCTCGTGGTAAACAATGCCAGTGATCATACATTTACAGAGTTACGCGGGATTGCAAAGGGGACATTAATAACTTTGGTCCCAAAACTGCTGCAGAGAAGGTCTACGAGTTGTACTCTTTCAACAATGCTGCTAGTGTGTTGGAGGACAGTCCTTGTTAATGCCAGATCGTCGGGGTCTCCGCTAAATAAAATAATGCCCTAGTAAAAGAAAATGCAGCTGTATTCCACGACAATGGGAGATGCGACTACCAAAACGACCATAAGTATGAAATAAGCAACGGTCTTGTTATGTAGTTAAACACCTCGGTAATTCGCGTATGGATATTTTCGTGACGCAGCCATGAAGCGGGAGAGTGGAATCGCCGCTCCGTGTGGGCTGATTCGAATCGCTCGAGGATGGCTTGCAGGCAGACCGACCTTGGCTGCGCTTGACTGAGGGAGAAGGCGGAATCAAATTTATAAATCAAGTATCAAAATCATGGTGATTTAACTCGCATCCCGCTGGCTATAAGGCTCCGGACTAATAtttcatgtttatgtttgttgttggaaaaagtgagagaaaataaatTGTAATGTGGTATATTTCCCCCAACTGAGATTATTTCTTACAAATACATCTATTTTATCAATGAGGAATTACATTACATAATTCCTAAATGAATTAAATTACATATTTCACAAATGAAGGATTAAATTACATATTTCACAAACGAAGTTATAGATTGTGTATTTCACATAAGAAGCATCAAGTGATATAATACACAAATGAAGGATTAAACGATATATTTCATAAAGGAAGGATTGAATGATAGATTTCACAAATTGAATATTAGAGAAATCTCAAAGAATACCAGAATTAAATTTACGTTGATGTCCCTAACAAAAGTGTCGGTTTAGCCCATTGTTTGTCTCGCGTGATGTGGGAATTCTGCAATTTTGTTTGTTACGGATGCATGAGTAGCGTCGTTTgtctgagaaaaagaaaactattttATCATGACCAAAATTTATTTCTTGAAGGTGAATTTGTATTTCTTATGAACTGTATAATttggtttatattattttttttccgtcgTGTTTCTGATTTACGTGTGGGATGTTgtagatgatatagatattagACCGGTTAATTCTTTTTCCTAACTCTGTCTCATTTCATCTTCCAGCTCTAGAATTTCACAGAGGATATACAAAGACGAATCCATAAGAAAAAAACACGTTTCTAcggcgatttttattttttcggaaATTCTAACTCATTGGAACCTCGAGCGGCTCTCGTTATTTTCTCTTAGTCTAAATATTCTAGATTTTGATGAAGAAATGTTTGAATttatcttttcacacacacacacacacacacacacacacacacacacacacacacacacacacacacacatatatatatatatatatatatatatatatatatatatatatatacatacatacatacatacatgcacacacacacacacacacacacacacatacacacacacacacacacacatatatatatatatatatatatatatatatatatatacatatatatatatatatattcatatatataatatatatatatatatatatattcatatatatatacatatattcatatatatctatatctatatatatatattcatatatataaatatatatatatatatatatatatatatatatatatattcatatatatatatatatatatatatatatatattcatatatatataaatatatatatatagatatagatatatatgaatatatgtatatatatatatatatatatatgaatatatatatatgcatatacatatatatatttatatatataaatatgaatatatatatatatatatatatatatatatatatatatatatatgtatgtgtgtatatatatatatatatatatatatatatatatatatatatatatatatatatatacacacacatatgcgcacgtgtgtgtgtgtatatatatatatatatatatatatatatatatatatatatatatatatatatatatatatatatatatgtgtgtgtgtgtgtgtgtgtgtatacatatatatgtgtatataaatctatacatgtagatgtgtctgtatgtatgtatatatatgaatatatatatatatatatatatatatatatatatatatatatatatatatatatatgtatatatatatatatatgcatatatatatatatatatatatatatatatatatatatatatatcatacatgtatgtatgcatatatgtatatatatatagataaatatgtatatatatatatacatacgtatatatgtatgtgtatatatttacgtatatatacatatatatatatatatatatatatatgtgtgtgtgtgtgtgtgtgtgtgtgtgtgtgtgtgtgtgtgtgtgtgtgtgtgtgtgtgtatatatatatatatatatatatatatatatatatatatatatatacacatacatacatacatatatatatatatatgtatatatatatatatatatatatgtatatatatatatatatatgtatgtgtgtgtgtgtgtgtgtgtgtgtgagtgtatatatatatatatatatatatatatatatatatatatatatatgtatatgtatatacatacatacatataatatatatatatatatatatatatatatatatatatatatatgtatgtatatatatatgtatatatatgtatatatatatatatatgtatatatatatatatgtatatatatatatatacatatatatatatacatacatacatacatatatatgtatatatgtattatatatatacatatttatatatatatatatatgtatgtgtgtgtgtgtgtgtgtgtgtgtgtgtgtgtgtgtgtgtgtgtgtgtgtgtgtgtgtgtgtgtacacatatatacacatatatatatgtataaagatagatagatatgtatgtacatacacacacacacacacacacacccacacacacacacacatatatatatatatatatatatatatatatatatatatatatatatatatatatatgtatgtatgtatatatatatatatatgtatttatatatatatttatatatatatatatttatatatgtacatatatacttatatctatatccatatacatatatttataagtgtgtgtgtgtgtgtgtgtgtgtgtgtgtgtgtgtgtgtgtgtgtgtgtgtgtgtgtgtgtgtgtgtatgtgtgtgtgtgtgtgtgtgtgtctgtgtgtgtgtgtgtgtatgcattcatatatacgtatgtatatatgtatatttatgtgcgtgtgtgtgtgtgtgagtgagtatgagtttgtgtgtgtgtgtgtgtgtgtttgtgaattataCCCACTGTTTTCCGTTTAATCTCCGTCAATTTTTTCTACAAGTAAAATATTCAATTGTTCCTCAATATACATCTTTTTACATCAAATAACGTACTACAAACGTTTGAAGAAAAGAGTTCTTAGATTTTAGAAAAATGTCATCCGTAGAAGAACGCTATATATGGAATAATACTAGTTCTGCTTTTCAAAGATAAGGTCCTCAATATAACTTTTATTCGGCGTATGAGATGTTGCAATTGAGCATTTAATGAATCCAGGACGGTTGGTGCAAACAGTGCCTTGCAAGAGATATTACACAAACTCTTTAATCCCCCAGATAAGCGAAATTTCATTCAGGAAAAAACACGAATTCAacattaatttttatcattttagaaaaggtatgaatgagaatgaatatcttcacaatacaagagatgtatctgaccggtttcgattatatcttcgtcagaaatacaatatatattcgtcagaaatatgttcatttctgacgaagatataatcgaaaccggccaaatacatctctcgtgTTGAAAAGATATTCATTTCCATCCATAtcctttctacatttatcaacatgaatacggttcattgcgAAGGAACTCCAACTGCATCCCATTATCCTCACGGCGCTTGCTTCGTCCCAACATCCTCTCCTTCAGATCACAAAAGCTTCCCAAGTCGCAAAAAACGAGACTGGTTTTCTCCGTCTAAGATCTTTCCCGCAGCAGCACTGAAATCCTTATGGTTCCCCCTGCTTTATATAGGCGACTGAGACCCCTTCTTAACCCTTTCTATAAATAGCAGCCACTCACTTCCTGGAGAACTCTGGCCGAAGGGTTAACAGCCGAAGGGTCTGCGAATGTTGTTATCGGGTGGATaagttattttttccttcttccttcctttctttctttttttgtcatctttgggttgttattgatattggaataactcgttgttattattattgtttcagttATCATAATTGGGttagggattttttcttttttttcccttttcttttttctttcttttttcttgttacgttgttattgatattgggataactgttatcattagtgtttcaGTTATCATAATTTGCTGTGGAAGTTTTAGTGTTCTatttatcactagcattatcattattcatattatgtatagcTGTAGATCATAGGCATAATAACATGATGACggatatgatgataacgattatgatacgaagaatgatgataaaactgattaTGACAAaagtagggataatgatgataataaacatgatcattgctgttgttgttaatactgtcattattatcattatctacatcttcatctcattatcattatccttttatgataaaaaggaaaataaaacagtaaagtTAACGATATAGTAAGTTGACActtgtaaggatgataataatgagaataatagtaataataacagcacagcaacaataatgatagtaatcatgataataataacaataatcataataataatgataatgagtaataataataatgagaatgaaaagcacgtgataataatagtaatcattaccatcatcatcaacattatcatcatcattattattaatatcctcatcatcatcatcatcattatcaccgtcctcctcctcctcctcttcctcctcattatcatcatcatcactgtcctcctcctcttcctcctcctcctccttctcatcatcatcatcaccgtcctcctcctcctcttcctcctcctcctcctcctcattatcatcatcatcaccgtcctcctccttcttttcctcctccttcttatcatcatcatcatcaacatcatcatcatcatcaccgtcctcctcctcctccttttcatcatcatcatcaccatcatcatcaccatcatcataatcatcatcaccgtcctcctcctcctcctccttctcattatcatcatcatcaccgtcatcaccatcatcatcatctgcctcctcctcctcctccctctcaccgtcctcctcctcttcctcctccacttcctcctcctcattatcatcctcatcctcatcctcatcctcatcatcatcaccatcatcatcaccatcatcatcgtcttaaaAATACCAACAGCAACAGTAGCAGGATTCCTGTCGGCTGGCAGCCGCCGACCCCGAGAACCAAGACAGAATTTTAGCCTCTGACGCTCCAGGAAGGAAGTCCCGGCAAATTAAAATGTATCCTGTTTCACCAGCGAGAAGGGAATTTATCCTCTGATTAATGTGTGCTTCTTAGATTTATTAATTATCCTTTCATAAATTCTAGAATGTGTTTCATAGACTAACTTTTCCCCCCGTATCCGAAAGTCTGCTCTTAGAGGAACATCGTTTGGGGTTAGTCCCGTCAAGCGGAAAGGGGTTATTTTTAGCTCCTCCGCTGAGCCCGGGAAAGTGTGTATATAAAGTGCGGCGTGCGAAGGACAGTGATCAGTTTCTGCCCTCTGTTTCAAGGTAAATTTGAACATCGGGAGACGACCAGTGAACAGTTTTAAGTCTTCTCGGGATTTTCAAGCTTGCGGGATAGCTTTTGTTGagtgttttatcatctttttatctgtttatttctggtGCTTAATCTCGTCTCTTTTCCCAATCCATCTGTTTTCTCGtggcctctgaaggaagcctgctGTATGTGTCGTCCAGGCGCCGCTGCTGCTTATACCTTTTTAACTTcacagaataacaataagaaaataagaattctTGAATATCTTACGGGAACCTTTTTCTGTTCCTTAGTCTTACTGCAGGTAATAATTGCAGTTGTCGCAGGTTATACGAAATCTGTGAGATGTGTTGTGGTAAACCGACAATCAGAAGACACAAGTCATTGCTAAAACACGATGACTTGTCCAAAGGCATGTCTTCGAATCTATGTTTAGTATGTCCTCTGTTTGAAGCTCTTTCTCAGGTTTATATGCATAGCactgttatttcattttattttacactTATGGGTGGTTCACCGTTTTAAATATTTTCACAAGTGTACATAACATACACATTTcggatacccctccccctcctaccctcaaaAAGTGTTGAGGACAATCTAccgattgattattattattttttttttttttggaaagcatACACcagtccccccaccccaccccccactcctgtacggtttgtacgcttgtgaagatgtttgtatataagtatatgtattttaaAGATTTAaggtttagtttcaattccacttgttaaaatggatattctttgctttgACATGCTGTCTGTAAATTTGCTTCCAAATGTTTagtttgcttccaaatctccctctgtgtgcaagggatggccaggggttgccatccactggcagcgcgcgggattgaacccaggtcagcaagattgctagaccagcacgttaccattgcactacacagcacatatatacacacacacacacacacacatatatgtaaatatatatatatatatatatatatatatatatatatatatatatatatatatatatatatatacatacatacacacactcgcacatatgtgcgtttctgtgtatatgtgcatatgcattcatacatacgtatgtgtgggggtatatatacatatatatatatatatatatatatatatatatatatacatatatatatatatatatatatatatatatatatatatatatgtgtgtgtgtgtgtgtgtgtgtgtgtgcgtgtgtgtatgtgtgtgtatgtatatacaaatgtatatttgtatatatatgcatatatatatatatatatatatatatatatatatatgtataaatatatacatatttacatatatacatatatatgtatgtatatatatatatatatatatatatatatatatatatatatatactcaaatgtatatatgcatatatatgcatgtatatacatttatatatatatatatatatatatatatatatatatatatatatatatatatatatatatcacacacacacacagatatatatatacatacatacatatatatatatatatatatatatatatatatatatatatatatatattatttatataatatacgtatatatatatatatatatatatatatatatatatatacatatatatatatatatgtaaatatatatatacgtaaatatatatatatatatatatatatataaatatatatatatatatatatatatatatatatatatatatattcatatatatatatataatgtatatgatatatatatatatatatatatatatatatatatgtatgtatgtatataatgtatatgatctatatatatatatatatatatatatatatatatatgtatatatatacatatatatatacatatatatatatatatatatgtgtgtgtatatatatacatatatatacatatatatatacatatatatatatacatatatatacatatatatatatatatatatgtatatatatacatatatatatacatatatatatatatatatatatatatatatatgtgtgtgtgtgtgtgtgtgtgtgtgtgtgtgtgtgtgtgtgtgtgtgtgtatgtgtgtgtgtgtgtacagatatatatatatatatatatatatatatatatatatatatatatacatattatatatatatatatatatatatatatataatatacatatatatatatatatatatatatatatatatatatatataaagagagagagagagagagagagagagagagagagagagagagagagagagagagagagagagagagagagagcgatgcccCCATGTCAGCATGAACAGCCCGTGCCGAATTCGCCCTTCCAGATGAGGGGCGCCGTGCTCACTGTGCTGTTGGTGGCCGCTGCGACCTTCGTGTCCGCAGAGCAAGAGTCCTCGGACGCCGACCGGGGCAAGTTCTTCTTCGGGACTTACCGGACTACCACGTACACCGTCGTGTCCGCCTCCACGTCGACAGTGTTCGCGACATGCCTCTCTGGCTCTGACACCACCCTGTGCGCCGGCCGCAGCGCCCGCCGCGCCAGGAGAAAGCTAGACAAGGCCCTGTAAGTCGGTGTTCCCTCTTTTGTGTGGCAGGGAGTAAGCCTCCTTCACCTCACGCTGCCATGTCCATCGAGGCAAATACATGAAATATTGAGTTCCATTCGCCTGCTTTCCGGCCGACTAACCGAAGGGCGCTCTCTTCCCACAGCGACATGCCGGAGGTCGGAAGCGAGGACCTCAGCAGCAGCCTGCTGGACACCAAGACCGTCGCGGAGAGTGAAGACGTCCAGGAGAAGGACAAGCTGGCCTTCACCGTGTGGACCACATCGCGGACCACCACCTCCGTCACCGTGTTCTTCACCAACACCTCGTCCACTGTGCGCGTGTCCTTCTACTGCGTCGCCGGCGGCATTTCGGTGCCCAACGGCTGCGGCGGCACCGGCTAGGGCGTCGGCGCGGCCCGCTCTGCCTGCTGCCTCTCCACGACTTTgttactgtacatatatgtaaggtTCTGAGCTCTTCTgtatatttaagaaataaaaagaaagccaAACTGAGCTTTGGAATTACCTTTCAGTCGGTCGCTAATTACTATTACCCAAAGGTGTGAAGTCAAAACaaagctaagaaagaaagaaaaaaaatcatcagctatagtatagtataaagtacttttaaaacctttcgccaatgctggcgttcgcctggcgaagcttcgcaaggcgaacatctgagtgagggaggccttacttttaaactaaggcaagtgttcgccaggcctggcgaacgaaagggatcgccaggcgctaacatcttggattcctgataaatctagcgcttcggcgaatgaaacaaaacgcgagaaaaagcaaaaggttttaaaagtacgggccataaaattaaccttgttatagtataaaatgtagtatagcataaagtataaagttaattttgttatagtataaagttattttcaacTTTTGTTATAGCATAATGTTAAATTTTagctcctttgttatagtataaagtgagactattgcggaaacaacattttcgtcttctctcgaggttaataactAAGTTTAGGtcatgttatgtgcactgcagatgtaaacaaatttgcgctagatttagcgggaatgcaagatgttagcgcctggcgaacgttgggtttaaaagtaaggcctccctcactcagagcactggcgaaggttttaaaagtacgggccttagacaCAATCATTTCCTTGGAATTGGTAGGACTTGTTCTCATGTACCATAACcgcagc is a genomic window of Penaeus vannamei isolate JL-2024 chromosome 14, ASM4276789v1, whole genome shotgun sequence containing:
- the LOC138863996 gene encoding uncharacterized protein, encoding MGSPLSAVLAQPFMETLEADHYRSIVGRNVVWLRYVDDILAIGQSGTKVLGKVLRVLFIAQRWHCHRRLRHLWAISKTRKTFSVDFSLRLYQSGRPCQISTDLMLKPTNKDYFVHYFSVHSKRTKEGVVIGSFLRALRICSPEFLEEEMQHVCNTSIIRALCSPTSDARPKGLLADREIATSSGKNIGDVVREKRSNHNRPLGQVYSIPCGGCDKVYIGETARGLHEQRISQHRSALRRHDTRSAFVVHANTDGHLPEWSQPSIIRLEGFTIWHERVESITKGRHFPAPLLSLIRMERSLNILTSFVSSSNTHDLTPYPPVPPAVPLRSDAILQQSLRSSLIKGKERSVLYINAGAVWHI
- the LOC113806369 gene encoding uncharacterized protein isoform X1, which translates into the protein MARMRGAVLTVLLVAAATFVSAEQESSDADRGKFFFGTYRTTTYTVVSASTSTVFATCLSGSDTTLCAGRSARRARRKLDKALDMPEVGSEDLSSSLLDTKTVAESEDVQEKDKLAFTVWTTSRTTTSVTVFFTNTSSTVRVSFYCVAGGISVPNGCGGTG
- the LOC113806369 gene encoding uncharacterized protein isoform X2, with protein sequence MRGAVLTVLLVAAATFVSAEQESSDADRGKFFFGTYRTTTYTVVSASTSTVFATCLSGSDTTLCAGRSARRARRKLDKALDMPEVGSEDLSSSLLDTKTVAESEDVQEKDKLAFTVWTTSRTTTSVTVFFTNTSSTVRVSFYCVAGGISVPNGCGGTG